The following are encoded in a window of Rhodomicrobium lacus genomic DNA:
- a CDS encoding FliM/FliN family flagellar motor switch protein has translation MGNQSPDAGAGVEIVDKLKELTKLSLDRLPVLTSIFESTATTCCEEFREYCSPAVTAFVNQIVSGDSWDLLEACSDGVSVIFYCREWDARIVIGLERRLVFSIVDAMYGGDGSELPYEDKRPFTTLETRIGRVICEFGARSLAEAFQTVGEITLVPERTETALDFASLGQHNMMLIHAQILFQVLDFGGVMFVLIPQNVLLPVRQKLERQRAPMLSSVDPRWTSLLSQRVSRAEVAMDAVILGKEIELGEMLNLQVGKTLELEGTERQIFFEYEGERLFRGCLGRERGTYTITIEEALSDIDVEQTEPHHRS, from the coding sequence ATGGGAAACCAATCGCCCGACGCCGGGGCCGGTGTCGAGATCGTCGACAAGCTGAAAGAACTGACGAAACTCTCACTCGATCGCCTGCCGGTGCTCACGTCGATCTTCGAAAGCACAGCGACAACGTGCTGCGAAGAATTTCGTGAGTATTGCTCGCCCGCCGTCACAGCTTTCGTCAATCAGATCGTTTCCGGTGACTCCTGGGACCTGCTCGAAGCGTGTTCTGATGGCGTCTCGGTGATTTTTTACTGCCGTGAGTGGGACGCGCGCATTGTGATCGGGTTGGAACGTCGACTTGTCTTCTCCATCGTCGATGCGATGTACGGTGGAGATGGCAGTGAACTGCCGTATGAGGACAAGCGGCCCTTTACTACGCTTGAGACGAGGATTGGCCGCGTCATCTGCGAGTTTGGCGCGCGCTCGCTGGCGGAAGCGTTCCAGACAGTCGGTGAAATCACCCTCGTGCCCGAGCGTACCGAGACCGCGCTGGATTTCGCGAGCCTCGGCCAGCACAACATGATGCTGATCCACGCGCAGATTCTGTTCCAGGTGCTGGACTTCGGCGGCGTGATGTTCGTGCTGATCCCGCAAAACGTGCTGCTTCCCGTGCGGCAAAAGCTTGAGCGGCAGCGCGCTCCCATGCTTTCGTCCGTAGATCCAAGATGGACGAGCCTTCTGAGCCAGCGGGTTTCGCGCGCAGAGGTGGCGATGGATGCCGTCATTCTCGGCAAGGAGATCGAACTTGGCGAGATGTTGAACCTTCAGGTGGGCAAGACCCTGGAACTGGAAGGCACGGAACGGCAGATCTTCTTCGAGTACGAAGGCGAACGTCTCTTCCGCGGCTGTCTCGGCAGGGAACGTGGAACTTACACCATTACCATCGAAGAGGCCCTGTCCGATATCGACGTCGAACAGACCGAACCGCATCATCGGTCCTGA
- a CDS encoding flagellar biosynthetic protein FliR: protein MISQALDALPGGVLSIFLVFCRIGGCLMVLPAIGSSRIPVRVRLMVSLAISVAVAFSLGNFERVQEGLSSTPSLASLVLIETAKGLVIGIMVRFFFASLKFLAVAGSAAIGLATPVNSVEDDGETTPPLADFITLTSAFLFLATDQHLEVLKALLQSYEVLPVGTGISVSQSLTSVVDTLREACLISLQVVAPLLVFAFLVNLMFGVLNRIAPQTPAYFLSMPFVVGGGLLMFYFIAGEMFILFMGAFASWLRAI, encoded by the coding sequence ATGATCTCGCAGGCTCTCGATGCTCTTCCGGGCGGGGTGCTCTCGATATTCCTCGTGTTCTGCCGCATCGGCGGATGCCTGATGGTTCTGCCGGCCATCGGCAGCTCGCGTATTCCGGTGCGCGTGCGCTTGATGGTGTCTCTCGCAATCAGCGTTGCGGTTGCCTTTTCTCTTGGAAATTTCGAGCGCGTGCAGGAGGGGTTGTCCTCGACGCCCTCGCTCGCGTCCCTCGTTCTGATCGAGACCGCAAAGGGACTCGTCATCGGTATAATGGTTCGCTTCTTCTTCGCGAGCCTCAAATTTCTTGCTGTCGCGGGCTCTGCCGCCATCGGCCTCGCTACGCCGGTCAATTCCGTGGAAGACGACGGAGAAACCACGCCTCCGCTGGCCGACTTCATTACTCTGACGTCGGCCTTTTTGTTTCTCGCAACCGACCAGCACCTTGAGGTGCTGAAGGCGCTTCTGCAATCCTACGAGGTCTTGCCCGTCGGAACCGGTATCAGCGTCTCACAGAGTCTGACCAGCGTTGTAGACACTCTCAGAGAGGCGTGCCTCATCTCGCTTCAGGTCGTAGCCCCTCTTCTCGTGTTCGCCTTCCTCGTGAACCTGATGTTCGGCGTACTTAACCGCATCGCTCCGCAGACGCCCGCCTACTTCCTGTCGATGCCGTTTGTCGTCGGCGGGGGGCTTCTGATGTTCTACTTCATCGCGGGAGAGATGTTCATCCTGTTCATGGGGGCCTTCGCATCCTGGCTTCGGGCGATCTGA
- the flhA gene encoding flagellar biosynthesis protein FlhA — MSNQDVGFAFGILFILTVLFVPLPPVIIDIGLAISIALSVLILMVALWIQKPLDFSAFPTVLLISTLLRLSLNIATTRLILSHGAEGYSAAGYVIAGFADFVMSGDFLIGTIVFLILVTVNFLVITKGATRIAEVGARFTLDAIPGKQMAIDADLAAGNIDEKEAMERRRELEEESAFFGAMDGASKFVRGDAIAGLIITAINIFGGIVIGVVRHDMTFASAADVFVKLSVGDGLVTQIPALIVSLAAGLLVSKGGTRGSAEKVVLSQLGNYPRALFVAGVVSCVLAVAPGLPFFPFALLATTLMFVAYAEPRRKADVATRLAAATERQRAEAEAQAKLSVKESLKLSDVELCLGKQISSVLLPEFQEISHRVSIIRRNFAKQYGFIVPEIKLTDDIFMPPKAYQIKIHGAVVASGELRLGEVLVITGDGLVPQVPCEATRDPTFGIKAVWVPDGFSAKLRAQGFTPIDRTSVLLTHLAETLRNNLSQLLSYKDYRRLVDTLEPEYKRLMDEIVPSSLSNSTFHAVLRRLLQERISIRNLSLILEAVAEISPHAKRVELIAEHVRTRLAQQICADFSDNGTLRILRLGQRWETAMQQALRRDVKGGIVEFDISPALIEQFALELSEKVRELMDKKNNFVLVAGPEIRFYVRMITERTFPNLPVLSHLEIARGIPIVQLGAVS; from the coding sequence ATGAGCAATCAGGATGTCGGGTTCGCCTTCGGTATCCTGTTTATCCTCACGGTGCTTTTCGTCCCGTTGCCGCCCGTGATCATCGATATCGGCCTGGCGATCTCGATCGCCCTGTCCGTGCTGATCCTGATGGTTGCGCTCTGGATTCAGAAGCCGCTCGATTTCTCGGCCTTTCCAACCGTGCTGCTGATTTCGACGTTGCTGCGATTATCGCTCAATATCGCAACGACGCGCCTGATCCTGTCTCACGGCGCCGAAGGCTATTCCGCGGCCGGTTATGTCATTGCCGGTTTCGCCGATTTCGTGATGAGCGGCGATTTCCTTATCGGTACGATCGTTTTCCTGATCCTCGTGACCGTCAATTTTCTCGTGATCACCAAAGGCGCGACGCGTATCGCGGAGGTTGGCGCGCGCTTCACGCTCGATGCGATCCCCGGCAAGCAGATGGCCATCGACGCCGACCTCGCCGCCGGCAACATCGACGAAAAGGAGGCGATGGAACGCCGGCGCGAGCTTGAAGAGGAGAGCGCGTTCTTCGGCGCCATGGACGGCGCATCGAAATTCGTGCGTGGAGACGCGATTGCCGGCCTGATCATAACGGCCATCAATATTTTTGGCGGTATCGTGATCGGCGTCGTCAGGCACGACATGACGTTCGCGTCCGCCGCCGACGTCTTCGTCAAGCTCTCGGTCGGCGATGGCCTCGTTACCCAGATCCCGGCCCTCATCGTCTCGCTCGCGGCCGGTCTGCTCGTTTCGAAAGGCGGAACGCGCGGCTCGGCGGAGAAGGTGGTTCTCAGTCAGCTCGGCAACTATCCACGCGCTTTGTTCGTGGCAGGCGTCGTTTCATGCGTGCTCGCGGTTGCGCCAGGTCTGCCGTTCTTTCCATTCGCCCTTCTCGCCACGACACTGATGTTCGTGGCTTATGCGGAACCACGGCGGAAGGCGGATGTCGCAACGCGTCTGGCGGCCGCGACCGAGCGCCAGCGCGCCGAAGCGGAGGCGCAGGCCAAGCTTTCAGTCAAGGAGTCGCTCAAACTGTCAGACGTCGAGCTTTGCCTCGGCAAGCAGATCTCAAGCGTCCTCCTTCCGGAATTCCAGGAGATCAGCCATCGCGTCTCGATCATACGCCGCAACTTCGCGAAACAATATGGCTTCATCGTCCCGGAGATAAAGCTTACAGACGACATCTTCATGCCGCCCAAGGCTTATCAGATCAAGATCCATGGGGCTGTCGTCGCAAGCGGCGAACTTCGCCTCGGAGAAGTGCTCGTGATAACGGGAGACGGCCTCGTGCCTCAGGTGCCGTGCGAGGCGACGCGCGATCCGACCTTCGGCATCAAGGCGGTATGGGTGCCGGATGGGTTCTCGGCGAAGCTGCGCGCGCAGGGCTTTACGCCGATCGACCGCACGTCCGTCCTGCTCACCCACCTCGCGGAAACATTGAGGAACAATCTCTCTCAACTGCTTTCCTATAAGGACTATCGTCGCCTCGTCGACACGCTGGAGCCGGAATACAAGCGGCTCATGGATGAAATCGTTCCTTCCAGCCTGTCGAACTCGACGTTCCACGCCGTGTTGCGGCGGCTGCTCCAGGAGCGTATCTCGATCCGCAATTTGAGCCTCATTCTCGAAGCCGTTGCCGAAATCTCACCACACGCAAAGCGCGTCGAACTGATCGCCGAACACGTCAGAACGCGCCTCGCGCAACAGATTTGCGCCGATTTCTCCGATAATGGGACGCTCAGAATTCTCCGTCTCGGCCAGCGTTGGGAAACGGCCATGCAACAGGCACTGCGCCGTGACGTGAAGGGCGGGATCGTTGAGTTCGACATCAGTCCGGCCCTCATCGAGCAGTTCGCACTGGAGCTGTCCGAGAAGGTCCGCGAATTGATGGATAAGAAGAACAATTTCGTTCTGGTTGCAGGCCCGGAAATCCGGTTCTACGTCCGCATGATAACGGAGCGCACCTTCCCGAACCTGCCGGTTCTGTCGCATCTGGAGATCGCGCGCGGCATTCCCATCGTGCAGCTCGGGGCTGTGTCATGA
- the fliQ gene encoding flagellar biosynthesis protein FliQ: MNQADAMDLVRSAIWAVIMASGPMIGAAMAVGIAISLFQALTQIQEATLTFIPKIVAVFVVAMMTASFIGSVLLGISEQAYSRIEHGF; the protein is encoded by the coding sequence ATGAATCAGGCAGATGCCATGGATCTCGTGAGGTCAGCCATCTGGGCCGTTATCATGGCTAGCGGACCGATGATTGGTGCGGCGATGGCGGTCGGGATCGCCATCTCGCTGTTTCAGGCGCTGACCCAGATCCAGGAAGCGACGCTGACGTTCATCCCGAAAATCGTGGCCGTCTTCGTGGTGGCCATGATGACGGCGTCGTTCATCGGAAGCGTGTTGCTCGGGATTTCCGAGCAAGCTTATTCGCGTATCGAGCACGGCTTCTGA
- the flgD gene encoding flagellar hook assembly protein FlgD codes for MSVPATTSSTATTSNESTSTSSTSKTSTLDYNSFLQLLVAQLQNQDPTDPTDPTQFISQLASFSSVEQLVNANSRLDTLLTQNAISQGASLIGKTVTSADGTVSGVIKSIEINSSGSVATLADGSTIELASGVVIS; via the coding sequence ATGTCAGTTCCGGCAACCACTTCGTCCACAGCGACCACGTCGAACGAATCAACGTCAACCAGCTCAACAAGTAAAACAAGTACGCTGGACTATAACAGTTTTCTTCAATTGCTTGTCGCGCAGCTTCAAAACCAGGATCCGACAGACCCAACGGACCCGACACAGTTCATCTCGCAACTGGCGTCGTTCTCGTCGGTCGAACAACTCGTCAACGCGAACTCGCGGTTGGATACGCTGCTGACGCAAAACGCGATTTCGCAGGGCGCTTCGCTCATCGGAAAGACGGTGACTTCGGCGGACGGCACAGTCTCCGGGGTTATCAAGTCGATTGAAATCAACTCCTCGGGCTCAGTTGCAACCCTTGCCGATGGGAGCACCATAGAGTTGGCTTCCGGCGTCGTGATCTCGTAG
- a CDS encoding flagellar biosynthesis repressor FlbT — protein sequence MSRPFSVSLKPGERIFINGAVLRADRKVSVEFLNDVAFLLEAYVMQAERATTPVRQLYFLIQAMLIEPKSADSVKKSVVEMILELGVGASHELAAALDQVEQLVDGGRYFDALKVLRPFVAECLQGKIKDAGKQRNVSSGNHFVHSDHVERINVNQLNK from the coding sequence ATGAGCCGCCCTTTTTCTGTCAGTCTGAAGCCGGGCGAACGGATATTCATCAACGGCGCGGTCTTGCGGGCTGACCGGAAGGTTTCGGTCGAGTTTCTCAACGATGTCGCGTTCCTGCTGGAAGCTTATGTCATGCAGGCGGAGCGAGCGACAACCCCGGTCCGTCAGCTGTATTTTTTGATTCAGGCGATGCTGATCGAGCCGAAAAGCGCGGACAGCGTCAAAAAATCCGTTGTCGAGATGATATTGGAGTTGGGTGTCGGTGCGTCTCACGAATTGGCTGCCGCCCTGGATCAGGTCGAGCAACTGGTCGATGGCGGCCGGTATTTCGATGCGTTGAAAGTTCTGAGGCCCTTCGTGGCCGAGTGTCTCCAAGGCAAGATCAAAGACGCAGGGAAACAAAGAAATGTCAGTTCCGGCAACCACTTCGTCCACAGCGACCACGTCGAACGAATCAACGTCAACCAGCTCAACAAGTAA
- the flaF gene encoding flagellar biosynthesis regulator FlaF, with protein MYHSPYQEVLATDVRTARGTEHGAILRSIELLQRGVEAGPRSAEAIEALLYTKRLWVFFIEQLGSPESRLPNKLRADLISIGIAVLRRIEAIRRGRSNDFGFIIDVSRSVAEGLK; from the coding sequence ATGTATCATTCGCCGTATCAGGAAGTGCTGGCGACAGATGTCAGAACAGCACGTGGGACCGAGCACGGGGCGATCCTGCGCTCGATAGAGCTTCTGCAGCGAGGTGTCGAGGCAGGCCCGCGATCTGCAGAAGCAATCGAAGCCCTTCTCTACACAAAGCGACTTTGGGTCTTCTTCATTGAGCAACTGGGATCGCCGGAAAGCAGGCTGCCGAACAAGCTTCGCGCGGATCTGATTTCGATCGGTATCGCTGTGCTCCGCCGCATCGAGGCGATCCGACGCGGTCGGAGCAACGATTTCGGCTTCATCATCGATGTCTCTCGTTCCGTAGCAGAAGGTCTCAAATGA
- a CDS encoding flagellar hook-associated family protein, producing the protein MVSTVSTSVLYSIAPNAVADAQAKIAKITTETSSGKISDPVSSLGSQYGLYRSLQAKSTSLTSTITANSVVLNKISTSTTALTSIYSDAEELSNALLSAKSTGDVSALSAQAKGMLESLITSLNAATAGAYVFGGSNTGATPLNDYSDSAKAATASAFSTAFGMTQSDSSASSITPADMTSFLSGDFSALFDDASWSSNWSNASSTRGTARISDGQTVTTSVSANEEAFRQLAEAYTMISDLGLDNLNTGTQQTVIAAALDKVNSAMAGISGMQSTLGVSQSQITSTNERLTTEKKLVDNWSSELGDSDPTEASTKLAQLQTLLDTSYALTNRIYSLSLVSYISA; encoded by the coding sequence ATGGTAAGCACAGTTTCTACTTCAGTCCTCTATTCAATTGCGCCCAACGCAGTTGCGGACGCCCAGGCAAAAATCGCGAAGATTACGACCGAGACCTCAAGCGGAAAGATCTCGGATCCCGTATCCAGTCTTGGAAGCCAATATGGGCTCTATCGATCTCTTCAGGCAAAATCGACGAGCCTGACGAGTACAATCACCGCAAACTCGGTTGTGCTGAACAAGATATCGACCTCGACCACGGCACTCACGTCGATCTACAGCGATGCCGAAGAGCTCAGCAACGCCCTCTTGTCCGCGAAGAGCACCGGGGATGTAAGTGCGCTCTCGGCGCAGGCGAAGGGAATGCTGGAATCCCTCATCACCTCCCTGAATGCCGCCACAGCAGGCGCTTATGTTTTTGGCGGCTCCAACACCGGAGCTACGCCTTTGAACGATTATTCGGACTCGGCAAAGGCCGCGACCGCGAGCGCCTTTTCTACGGCTTTCGGCATGACGCAGTCCGACTCTTCGGCGAGTTCGATAACACCCGCCGACATGACATCTTTCCTGTCCGGCGATTTTTCCGCGCTGTTCGACGATGCGTCGTGGTCGAGCAATTGGTCCAACGCCTCGTCGACGAGGGGAACCGCCCGGATCTCCGATGGGCAAACGGTAACGACGTCCGTTTCCGCGAATGAAGAAGCATTCCGTCAGCTCGCCGAAGCCTACACGATGATCTCGGACCTCGGGCTCGACAATCTGAATACGGGAACGCAGCAAACGGTTATCGCCGCAGCGCTTGACAAGGTGAACAGCGCGATGGCGGGCATCAGCGGCATGCAATCCACGCTCGGCGTGTCGCAATCCCAGATCACATCGACGAACGAACGGCTCACCACGGAAAAGAAGCTGGTCGACAATTGGTCGAGCGAGCTGGGCGACTCAGACCCGACCGAGGCATCGACGAAGCTCGCCCAGCTTCAAACGCTTCTCGACACGTCATACGCACTCACCAATCGGATCTACAGCCTGTCGCTCGTCAGTTATATCAGCGCCTAA
- the flgK gene encoding flagellar hook-associated protein FlgK gives MSLTSALNTASAGVSVASSQTAVVARNVANQQTDGASRKLANVVTINGLPSVVSITRVTNAAALKSLLTANADDARDGAVSDALTQLQSTVGATTVDDTTSPTALIAALSDALSTYAASPESQASVDAVQAASDLAGALNSAADTVQQVRADADAAIGDSVSTINNLLTRFQAVNETIVKGTVAGADITDALDERDSILQSLSAEIGISTVTRSNNDMAIYTDSGVTLFDKTARSVTFEAKTTFTASTQGNAVYVDGVPVTTSGASYEIKSGRLAGLVEVRDDLAVTYQDQLDEIARGLITAFQETDQSGGTGSPQAGLFTDAGSLVVPTSGTVSEGLASRISVAASVVATPTLLRDGGISTNGADPYVYNPNPGETGYTDRLNELVSGLKTAQAFDPVAGAGTSLSLADYAAASASWLGVKSQAASSTAAYSATVKSTAATALSNATGVNIDTELSKMLALEQSYGAAAKLVSAVDQMFSDLLNAI, from the coding sequence ATGTCGCTGACCTCTGCGCTGAATACAGCCTCCGCGGGCGTTTCCGTCGCCTCCTCTCAAACCGCCGTCGTTGCGCGCAATGTGGCGAATCAGCAGACGGACGGAGCGAGTCGCAAGCTCGCGAATGTGGTCACGATCAACGGCTTGCCGTCGGTCGTCTCCATTACGCGCGTTACAAATGCGGCCGCTCTGAAGAGCTTGTTGACTGCAAATGCCGACGACGCGCGCGACGGAGCGGTTTCGGACGCGCTCACGCAGCTTCAGAGCACGGTTGGCGCAACCACCGTCGATGATACCACGTCGCCAACCGCTCTGATCGCAGCTTTGTCGGATGCGCTGTCGACATATGCTGCCTCGCCTGAATCCCAGGCGTCCGTAGACGCCGTGCAGGCTGCGAGCGATCTCGCCGGCGCGCTCAACAGCGCCGCCGATACCGTGCAGCAAGTGCGCGCGGATGCTGACGCCGCGATCGGCGATTCTGTCTCGACCATCAACAATCTCCTGACGCGGTTCCAGGCTGTCAACGAAACGATTGTCAAGGGAACGGTCGCCGGTGCGGACATAACCGATGCGCTCGACGAGCGGGATAGTATCCTGCAAAGCCTGAGCGCCGAGATCGGCATCTCCACGGTGACGCGCTCAAACAACGACATGGCCATCTACACCGACAGCGGCGTGACGCTGTTCGACAAGACGGCCCGCTCTGTCACCTTCGAGGCCAAGACCACATTTACGGCCTCCACGCAGGGGAACGCCGTCTATGTCGACGGCGTGCCCGTCACCACTTCGGGTGCCTCTTACGAAATCAAGAGCGGGCGCCTCGCCGGGCTCGTAGAGGTGAGGGACGATCTCGCCGTCACCTATCAGGACCAGCTCGACGAGATCGCGCGCGGCCTGATCACCGCTTTCCAGGAAACCGATCAAAGTGGTGGCACGGGTTCGCCGCAGGCTGGCCTGTTCACCGACGCCGGAAGCCTTGTCGTCCCAACCTCCGGAACGGTTTCCGAGGGGCTTGCGTCAAGGATATCGGTCGCGGCTTCGGTTGTCGCCACACCGACCCTCCTGAGAGATGGCGGCATCTCGACCAATGGCGCCGATCCTTATGTATACAATCCGAATCCAGGCGAAACCGGATACACGGATCGTCTGAATGAGCTGGTCAGCGGCCTTAAAACCGCCCAGGCTTTCGACCCCGTTGCCGGCGCCGGAACTTCTCTCAGTCTTGCTGATTATGCTGCTGCCTCAGCCTCGTGGCTCGGTGTCAAGTCGCAAGCTGCATCGTCCACGGCCGCCTACAGCGCCACCGTGAAAAGCACCGCTGCCACCGCGCTTTCGAATGCGACGGGAGTGAACATCGATACAGAGCTTTCGAAAATGCTCGCGCTTGAACAGTCGTATGGCGCCGCCGCGAAGCTGGTCTCTGCTGTCGATCAGATGTTTTCCGATCTTCTCAACGCGATCTAG
- a CDS encoding flagellar hook protein FlgE — protein sequence MSLYGLINTSAAGMAAQSTALSTVADNIANVSTTGYKRSSTEFSTLVTSSGSGDYQSGGVDTDVRTAISGKSTTTSTTSATDLAVNGNGFFIVSGPSGTPVLTRAGAFVEQADGTLQNAAGYTLLGYPVGTTPSANSYAGLEVVNVGDLAMKAVPSTEGVVTFNLPIGATAVTDTTKLPSNNAADATYTQKTSFTAYNNAGSSVNLDVYYTKTADNEWEVSVYNQADATNGGFPYSSAALVTETLTFDSTTYALSTPTSLSVPVPNGGTLTLDISKSTQLDSAYTFSADVNGNAASAVKSVEISSDGTLSVVYENGSTVAAYTIPLATVASPDNMTVISGNAYLPNQESGSVQIGIAGTNGFGTISDYTLENSDVDLATELTRMIQSQNIYQSNAKVFQTGSDLLKVLVNLNT from the coding sequence ATGAGCCTTTACGGACTAATTAACACCAGTGCAGCGGGCATGGCCGCCCAGTCGACGGCTCTAAGCACAGTGGCGGACAACATCGCCAATGTGAGCACAACGGGATACAAGCGCTCGTCGACAGAGTTCTCGACCCTCGTGACGAGCAGCGGATCCGGAGATTATCAGTCGGGCGGCGTGGATACCGATGTGCGCACGGCGATCAGCGGCAAATCCACCACGACATCGACGACCAGTGCGACGGACCTGGCCGTGAACGGGAACGGCTTCTTCATCGTGTCGGGCCCGAGCGGCACCCCGGTTCTGACGCGCGCGGGCGCATTTGTGGAGCAGGCTGACGGCACTCTGCAAAACGCGGCAGGATATACGCTTCTTGGGTATCCCGTTGGTACGACGCCGTCTGCAAACAGCTATGCGGGCCTCGAAGTGGTAAACGTCGGCGACCTTGCGATGAAGGCGGTCCCCTCGACGGAAGGTGTCGTCACTTTCAATCTGCCCATAGGCGCGACGGCAGTCACGGATACGACCAAGCTGCCTTCCAACAACGCGGCAGATGCGACCTATACGCAAAAAACCTCTTTCACCGCCTACAACAATGCCGGCTCCTCGGTCAATCTCGACGTCTATTACACGAAGACGGCCGACAATGAGTGGGAAGTATCCGTCTACAATCAGGCTGACGCCACCAATGGCGGCTTTCCCTATTCGAGCGCCGCGCTTGTCACCGAAACCTTGACGTTCGACTCCACGACATACGCGCTCTCTACGCCAACGAGCCTTTCGGTTCCGGTGCCCAACGGCGGCACTCTGACGCTCGATATTTCGAAATCGACGCAGCTCGATTCCGCCTACACGTTTTCGGCGGACGTGAACGGCAACGCGGCGAGCGCGGTGAAGTCGGTCGAGATTTCGTCTGACGGTACGCTGTCGGTCGTTTATGAAAACGGATCGACGGTCGCCGCTTACACCATCCCGCTCGCAACCGTCGCCAGTCCCGACAACATGACCGTCATCAGCGGCAACGCCTATCTGCCCAATCAGGAATCGGGCAGCGTTCAGATCGGCATCGCTGGAACGAATGGCTTTGGGACGATCAGCGACTATACGCTTGAGAATTCGGACGTCGATCTTGCGACGGAACTGACGCGAATGATCCAGTCCCAGAACATCTATCAGTCCAATGCCAAGGTCTTTCAGACGGGGTCCGACCTTCTGAAAGTTCTCGTCAATCTGAATACCTAG
- a CDS encoding FliI/YscN family ATPase codes for MVEQPHRDFDGVLPRFGRTALTTLAEAFEAALDDRLAVVSGKVVELSTEHIRVDGLSKFTKLGDWVSIATDEGDALAETLRVERDTILVRTIEERHQPFLGAPVRLASTLKLRPNETWKGRVIDALGRVIDNGPALGRGARLIPVDQAPPLALERQRVSEPVLTSVRVIDVFTPLCAGQRIGIFAGSGVGKSTLLSMLTRGSSFDVTVFAAIGERGREVREFIDDTLTKDGMAKAVLVVSTSDESPMMRRLAAKTAFAVAEYFRDEGQRVLLVFDSVTRYAHAVREIALSAGEPPVSRGYPPSVFTDLPKLLERAGNASGPGSITGVFSVLVDGDDHNDPVADTLRGILDGHIVLDRAIADQGRFPAVDVLGSVSRLAPRVWTPNQKSAVRELKGLISRFEETRDIRMIAGHKPNNDAELDKAVRLVPAVYRYLTQSAEDLRPGEALDDMLRLMLRAS; via the coding sequence ATGGTTGAACAGCCGCATCGCGATTTTGACGGCGTTCTGCCGCGCTTCGGTCGCACCGCTCTCACAACTCTCGCCGAAGCCTTCGAGGCTGCTCTCGACGATCGGCTCGCTGTTGTGAGCGGCAAGGTCGTGGAGCTTTCGACGGAACATATCCGCGTCGATGGGCTGTCGAAGTTCACGAAGCTCGGCGATTGGGTGTCCATTGCGACCGACGAAGGCGATGCCCTCGCCGAAACGCTACGGGTGGAGCGCGATACGATTCTGGTGCGCACCATTGAAGAGCGTCATCAGCCTTTTCTCGGCGCCCCGGTCAGGCTTGCTTCGACGCTGAAGCTTCGCCCGAACGAGACCTGGAAAGGCCGCGTGATCGATGCGCTTGGCCGCGTCATCGACAACGGCCCGGCCCTGGGGCGCGGGGCGCGTCTCATTCCAGTCGATCAGGCGCCGCCGCTCGCTCTCGAGCGACAGCGTGTCAGCGAGCCCGTACTTACGAGCGTGCGCGTCATCGATGTCTTCACGCCTCTCTGTGCCGGCCAGAGGATCGGGATTTTCGCCGGATCGGGCGTCGGAAAATCGACGCTTCTGTCCATGTTGACGCGCGGCAGTTCCTTCGACGTGACCGTCTTTGCCGCCATCGGCGAGCGTGGGCGAGAGGTCAGGGAATTCATCGACGACACCCTGACCAAGGACGGAATGGCCAAGGCCGTTCTTGTCGTTTCCACGAGCGATGAAAGCCCGATGATGCGGCGCTTGGCTGCGAAAACAGCCTTCGCCGTGGCGGAATATTTCCGCGATGAAGGACAGCGGGTGCTTCTCGTGTTCGATTCCGTCACCCGCTATGCGCACGCAGTGAGAGAAATCGCATTGTCAGCGGGAGAACCTCCTGTCTCTCGGGGGTATCCGCCAAGCGTCTTCACGGACCTGCCGAAGCTGCTTGAAAGGGCCGGCAACGCGAGTGGCCCAGGATCGATAACGGGCGTCTTCTCGGTCCTCGTGGACGGCGACGACCATAATGATCCGGTGGCGGATACGCTGCGCGGCATACTCGACGGCCACATTGTGCTCGACCGCGCCATCGCGGATCAGGGGAGATTTCCGGCGGTCGACGTTCTGGGCTCGGTTTCGCGTCTTGCTCCCCGCGTCTGGACGCCGAACCAGAAGTCTGCGGTGCGGGAACTCAAGGGGCTCATTTCGAGGTTCGAGGAGACCCGAGATATTCGGATGATTGCCGGCCACAAGCCGAACAACGACGCCGAACTCGACAAGGCTGTCCGTCTCGTTCCCGCCGTATACCGCTATCTGACGCAAAGCGCCGAAGACCTTCGGCCCGGCGAAGCGCTGGATGACATGCTGCGCCTGATGCTGCGCGCTTCCTGA